A genomic window from Streptomyces sp. WMMC940 includes:
- the nadD gene encoding nicotinate-nucleotide adenylyltransferase has protein sequence MGQQEAPTTGRGKRRLGVMGGTFDPIHHGHLVAASEVAALFHLDEVVFVPTGQPWQKSHKAVSPAEDRYLMTVIATASNPQFSVSRIDIDRGGPTYTIDTLRDLRALNTDSDLFFITGADALSQILTWRDAEELFSLAHFIGVTRPGHDLTDDGLPKGGVSLVEVPALAISSTDCRARVAQGDPVWYLVPDGVVRYIDKRQLYRGE, from the coding sequence ATGGGACAGCAGGAAGCGCCTACGACCGGCCGCGGAAAACGCCGACTCGGCGTCATGGGCGGGACGTTCGACCCGATCCACCATGGACACCTGGTGGCCGCCAGCGAGGTGGCGGCCCTGTTCCACCTCGACGAGGTGGTGTTCGTACCGACCGGACAGCCGTGGCAGAAGAGCCACAAGGCGGTGTCGCCGGCGGAGGACCGCTATCTGATGACGGTCATCGCCACGGCTTCCAACCCGCAGTTCTCCGTCAGCCGCATCGACATCGACCGCGGCGGACCGACGTACACGATCGACACGCTGCGGGACCTGCGGGCGCTCAACACCGACTCGGACCTCTTCTTCATCACCGGGGCCGACGCGCTCTCCCAGATCCTCACCTGGCGGGACGCCGAGGAACTGTTCTCACTCGCGCACTTCATCGGTGTCACCCGGCCGGGTCACGACCTGACCGACGACGGGCTCCCGAAGGGCGGCGTCTCCCTCGTGGAGGTGCCCGCGCTGGCGATCTCGTCCACCGACTGCCGGGCGAGGGTCGCGCAGGGCGATCCGGTCTGGTATCTGGTGCCGGACGGTGTGGTGCGCTACATCGACAAGCGCCAGTTGTACCGCGGCGAGTGA
- a CDS encoding LytR C-terminal domain-containing protein, protein MNDQQNPYDPYYPQQPQIIGYDEYGQPVYQQPQHDPQSHGYDAYGRQSRDRHQSQYQQPTPPASQGYGYDPYAQPQQHPQSQQPQSYDPYGRQQPGPHPQSQQPQEGYGHDGYGHDGYGYDTGRQAAVDTTGQWSVPPQQQPAAPQGSGERLRPAPPGPDRGAPAVPGRRRPAGGGDGDYRTEQFSFVEEPDEDSEDVIDWLKFTESRSERREEAKRRGRNRTVALVVVLALVLAGGVGYLWYAGKLPGTSDPAGAQTTATGPQKRDVIVLHLHNTKKKGTSTALLVDNATTKQGTTVLLPNSLSVADDEGNATTLGKSVDEDGTTGTRESIGNLLGTRISGTWRLDTPFLENLVELVGGIDITTDTVVPGAKKGEAPLVKKGENQTLNGRMAVGYATYRAPGEAEADQLQRFGQVMYGVLRKMPSDAEAATVTVETLAQILDPSLPEKDLGASLAKLAEHAKGGDYKTAVLPVQDDGRLSQEASDSVVKDVLGGRVSAPEQGAAVRVGVRNASGDGDATESTRIVLVNGGYAFVDAGEAEPESSTQVVYGDATQKQNAVEVAKTLGLDESAVEKGKAASNADVLVVLGQDYEPR, encoded by the coding sequence GTGAACGACCAGCAGAACCCGTACGACCCGTACTACCCGCAGCAACCGCAGATCATCGGCTACGACGAGTACGGGCAGCCGGTCTACCAGCAGCCCCAGCACGACCCGCAGTCCCACGGTTACGACGCGTACGGCCGGCAGTCCCGGGACCGGCACCAGTCGCAGTACCAGCAGCCGACGCCCCCGGCGTCCCAGGGGTACGGCTACGACCCCTACGCGCAGCCTCAGCAGCACCCCCAGTCGCAGCAACCGCAGTCGTACGACCCGTACGGCCGGCAGCAGCCCGGTCCGCACCCGCAGTCCCAGCAGCCGCAGGAGGGCTACGGCCACGACGGCTACGGCCACGACGGCTACGGGTACGACACGGGCCGGCAGGCCGCCGTCGACACCACCGGGCAGTGGAGCGTCCCGCCCCAGCAGCAGCCCGCCGCCCCGCAAGGGTCCGGCGAACGGCTCCGTCCGGCTCCGCCCGGTCCGGACCGGGGCGCCCCCGCCGTACCCGGACGGCGCCGCCCCGCGGGCGGCGGCGACGGGGACTACCGCACCGAGCAGTTCTCCTTCGTGGAGGAGCCGGACGAGGACTCCGAGGACGTCATCGACTGGCTGAAGTTCACCGAGAGCCGCTCCGAGCGCCGTGAGGAGGCGAAGCGGCGAGGGCGCAACCGGACCGTGGCGCTCGTCGTCGTCCTCGCCCTCGTGCTCGCCGGCGGCGTCGGCTACCTGTGGTACGCGGGCAAGCTGCCCGGCACCTCCGACCCGGCGGGCGCGCAGACCACCGCGACCGGCCCGCAGAAGCGGGACGTGATCGTCCTGCACCTCCACAACACCAAGAAGAAGGGCACCTCGACAGCCCTCCTCGTGGACAACGCCACCACCAAGCAGGGCACCACCGTCCTGCTCCCGAACTCGCTCTCCGTCGCCGACGACGAGGGGAACGCCACCACTCTCGGCAAGTCCGTCGACGAGGACGGCACAACCGGCACGCGCGAGTCGATCGGCAACCTCCTCGGCACCCGGATCAGCGGCACCTGGCGGCTCGACACCCCCTTCCTCGAGAACCTCGTCGAACTGGTCGGCGGCATCGACATCACGACCGACACCGTCGTGCCCGGCGCGAAGAAGGGCGAGGCACCGTTGGTGAAGAAGGGCGAGAACCAGACGCTCAACGGTCGCATGGCCGTCGGCTACGCCACGTACCGCGCGCCCGGAGAGGCCGAGGCCGACCAGCTCCAGAGGTTCGGCCAGGTCATGTACGGCGTGCTGCGGAAGATGCCGAGCGACGCCGAGGCCGCCACGGTGACCGTCGAGACGCTGGCCCAGATCCTGGACCCGTCGCTCCCCGAGAAGGATCTCGGGGCGTCGCTCGCGAAGCTCGCCGAGCACGCCAAGGGCGGCGACTACAAGACCGCCGTGCTGCCCGTCCAGGACGACGGCAGGCTCAGCCAGGAGGCGAGCGACAGCGTGGTCAAGGACGTCCTCGGCGGCCGTGTGAGCGCACCGGAGCAGGGCGCGGCGGTCCGCGTCGGCGTCCGCAACGCCAGCGGCGACGGCGACGCGACCGAGAGCACCAGGATCGTCCTGGTGAACGGCGGCTACGCGTTCGTGGACGCCGGCGAGGCGGAGCCGGAGTCGTCGACGCAGGTCGTCTACGGTGACGCGACGCAGAAGCAGAACGCCGTCGAGGTCGCCAAGACGCTGGGCCTGGACGAGAGCGCGGTGGAGAAGGGCAAGGCTGCCTCGAACGCCGACGTGCTGGTGGTCCTCGGCCAGGACTACGAACCCAGGTGA
- the rsfS gene encoding ribosome silencing factor has translation MTATDRSLELINVAAQAAADKLAHDIIAYDVSDVLSITDAFLLASAPSDRQVKSIVDEIEEKLLKELGAKPVRREGDRDARWILLDYVDVVVHVQHSEERVFYALERLWKDCPELPLPEDALKTRGKAEEHARLSGDGSGSDGELS, from the coding sequence GTGACCGCTACGGACCGTTCCCTCGAGCTCATCAACGTCGCCGCACAGGCGGCAGCGGACAAGCTCGCGCACGACATCATCGCCTACGACGTCAGCGATGTGCTGTCGATCACGGACGCATTCCTCCTCGCCTCCGCCCCGAGCGACCGCCAGGTCAAGTCGATCGTGGACGAGATCGAGGAGAAGCTGCTCAAGGAGCTCGGCGCCAAGCCGGTGCGCCGCGAGGGCGACCGCGACGCGCGCTGGATCCTGCTCGACTACGTCGACGTCGTGGTCCACGTCCAGCACAGCGAGGAGCGGGTCTTCTACGCCCTCGAGCGGCTGTGGAAGGACTGCCCGGAGCTTCCGCTGCCCGAGGACGCGCTGAAGACGCGTGGCAAGGCGGAGGAGCACGCCAGGCTCAGCGGGGACGGCAGCGGATCGGACGGTGAGCTGAGCTGA
- a CDS encoding histidine phosphatase family protein — protein sequence MSRSDTGKGRGRRIVLWRHGQTAWNLERRFQGSTDIELTETGVNQARRSARLLASLKPDAIISSDLKRAATTADQLASITGHEVTHDSALRETYAGVWQGLTHEEIVERHGEEYAAWKRGEPVRRGGGELETEVADRASPVVLRHADKLPDGGTLVVVSHGGTIRTTIGRLLGLEAHHWEGLGGLSNCSWSVLGEGARGWRLLEHNAGTLPEPVLGDDD from the coding sequence CTGAGCCGCAGCGACACCGGCAAGGGCCGCGGCCGTCGCATCGTCCTGTGGCGGCACGGCCAGACGGCCTGGAACCTCGAGCGCCGGTTCCAGGGTTCCACGGACATCGAGCTGACCGAGACCGGCGTCAACCAGGCACGCCGGTCCGCGCGGCTCCTGGCGTCACTGAAGCCGGACGCGATCATCAGTTCGGACCTGAAGCGGGCGGCGACGACGGCCGACCAGCTCGCCTCGATCACCGGTCACGAGGTCACCCACGACTCCGCACTGCGCGAGACCTACGCGGGCGTCTGGCAGGGCCTTACCCATGAGGAGATCGTCGAGCGCCACGGCGAGGAGTACGCCGCCTGGAAGCGCGGCGAGCCCGTGCGCCGAGGCGGCGGTGAGCTGGAGACCGAGGTCGCCGACCGGGCCTCGCCGGTCGTGCTGCGCCACGCGGACAAGCTGCCCGACGGGGGCACGCTCGTCGTCGTCAGCCACGGCGGCACCATCCGCACGACGATCGGCCGGCTCCTGGGCCTGGAGGCCCACCACTGGGAGGGCCTGGGCGGCCTCTCCAACTGCTCCTGGTCCGTCCTCGGCGAGGGCGCCAGGGGCTGGCGCCTGCTGGAGCACAACGCGGGCACCCTCCCCGAGCCGGTCCTCGGCGACGACGACTGA
- a CDS encoding NADH-quinone oxidoreductase subunit NuoF family protein codes for MNAPLPDVPEVRVVGLPQLTQGFDLVERLDLAMHLKVHGPLEPMSGERLAQLAENISLRGRGGAGFPFAQKLRAVAKAAIRRGVRPVVVINASEDEPACRKDTVMVNRAPHLILDGALLAAEALGARTLIVAVTRNSTEISIRAALAERGLSDRRGQQLRARVQRNPERMVSGEASAIIRAINGGPALPPGRRERAAESGVAGAPTLLSNAETFAQLAVAARIGARRYGHTGLENEPGTVMLTVSGAVARPMVIEVPTGVPMRYVLQLAGAPPVPQGVLTGGYHGNWIDAAATHEAVISRESLANVGGALGAGAILPIGQETCPLGEAQRVANWLAAETAGQCGPCKLGLPAAAGGLSDVINGGGPAALEALREVTQAVKGRGACKHPDGSARFFSSTLSAFTDDLAAHVLHGGCGRETVGVLPLPGPGGQEAQESIPSGEKLAVDWTLCQGHGICAEIVPELIRMGADGYPSVAEAAVPMHLRGRAQRGVRRCPALALRIEQAPAPRGSKPALPPGGDRKALGSGQG; via the coding sequence GTGAACGCCCCCCTCCCCGATGTCCCGGAAGTCCGCGTCGTCGGCCTGCCCCAGCTCACCCAGGGATTCGACCTGGTCGAGCGTCTCGACTTGGCCATGCACCTGAAGGTGCACGGCCCGCTCGAACCCATGAGCGGCGAGCGGCTGGCCCAGCTGGCCGAGAACATATCCCTGCGCGGCCGCGGCGGCGCGGGCTTCCCGTTCGCCCAGAAGCTGCGGGCCGTGGCCAAGGCCGCCATCCGCCGGGGTGTGCGGCCCGTCGTGGTGATCAACGCGAGTGAGGACGAACCGGCCTGCCGCAAGGACACGGTGATGGTCAACCGTGCACCCCACCTCATCCTGGACGGCGCGCTGCTCGCCGCCGAGGCCCTGGGCGCCCGCACCCTGATCGTCGCGGTGACCCGCAACTCCACGGAGATCTCCATACGAGCGGCGCTGGCCGAGCGAGGCCTCTCCGACCGGCGCGGACAGCAGCTGCGCGCTCGGGTGCAGCGCAACCCCGAGCGCATGGTCTCCGGCGAGGCCTCGGCGATCATCCGGGCGATCAACGGCGGCCCCGCGCTGCCTCCCGGCCGCCGTGAGCGCGCCGCCGAGTCCGGTGTGGCCGGGGCGCCGACGCTGCTGTCCAACGCGGAGACGTTCGCACAGCTCGCCGTGGCCGCCCGGATCGGGGCCCGCAGGTACGGCCACACGGGCCTGGAGAACGAACCGGGCACGGTGATGCTGACGGTCTCCGGGGCGGTCGCGCGCCCCATGGTGATCGAGGTGCCGACGGGCGTGCCGATGCGGTACGTGCTGCAGCTCGCGGGTGCCCCGCCGGTGCCCCAGGGCGTGCTGACCGGTGGTTACCACGGCAACTGGATCGACGCCGCCGCGACCCACGAGGCCGTGATCTCGCGGGAGTCGCTGGCCAATGTGGGCGGGGCACTCGGCGCCGGCGCGATCCTCCCGATCGGCCAGGAGACATGCCCGCTCGGCGAGGCGCAGCGCGTGGCCAACTGGCTCGCGGCCGAGACGGCGGGCCAGTGCGGCCCGTGCAAGCTCGGTCTGCCCGCGGCGGCCGGCGGCCTGTCGGACGTGATCAACGGCGGCGGGCCGGCCGCCCTGGAGGCGCTGCGCGAGGTCACGCAGGCCGTCAAGGGCCGGGGGGCGTGCAAGCACCCCGACGGCTCCGCCCGGTTCTTCTCGTCGACGCTGTCGGCGTTCACGGACGACCTGGCCGCGCACGTCCTGCACGGCGGCTGCGGCCGGGAGACCGTCGGCGTCCTGCCGTTGCCCGGGCCCGGCGGTCAGGAGGCTCAGGAGTCCATCCCGAGCGGCGAGAAGCTCGCGGTGGACTGGACGCTGTGCCAGGGCCACGGCATCTGCGCGGAGATCGTGCCGGAGCTGATCCGCATGGGCGCCGACGGCTACCCCTCCGTGGCGGAGGCAGCGGTTCCGATGCATCTGCGGGGGCGCGCGCAGCGTGGCGTGCGCCGCTGTCCCGCCCTGGCGCTGCGCATCGAGCAGGCGCCGGCCCCGCGGGGCAGCAAGCCGGCCCTGCCGCCCGGCGGTGACCGCAAGGCGCTTGGCAGCGGCCAGGGTTGA
- the leuS gene encoding leucine--tRNA ligase has protein sequence MSETNSAPVAPGTGGSTSAEAAAPHRYTAAMAADIEARWQDFWDADGTYEAPNPSGDLAGDADLVARPKKFIMDMFPYPSGAGLHVGHPLGYIATDVYARHQRMTGHNVLHTLGFDAFGLPAEQYAVQTGTHPRVSTEANIENMKIQLRRLGLGHDKRRSFATIEPDYYKWTQWIFLQIFNSWYDEDAGKARPIDDLVAQFESGERATPSGRPWSELSAVGRADVLGGYRLAYASDAPVNWCPGLGTVLANEEVTSEGRSERGNFPVFKANLRQWNMRITAYADRLLDDLDALDWPEAIKLQQRNWIGRSEGARIDFTVHGHDDARITVFSTRPDTLFGATYMVLAPEHDLIDSVLPAEWPEEARGKDAWTGGAATPAEAVAEYRKQAQTKSDVERQTEHKDKTGVFTGAYAVNPVTGKRIPVFVADYVLMGYGTGAIMAVPGQDERDWEFAEAFGLPIVRTVRPPEGWEGEAFTGQGPAINSSNDEISLDGLEVTEAKAKITDWLVAKGIGEATVNFRLRDWLFSRQRYWGEPFPIVYDEDGVAHALPESMLPLELPEVDDYSPRTFDPDDADTRPETPLSRNAEWVDVELDLGDGVKRYRRETNTMPNWAGSCWYELRYLDPHNADKLVDPAIEQYWMGPREGQPHGGVDLYVGGAEHAVLHLLYARFWSKVLFDLGHVSSAEPFHKLYNQGMIQAYVYRDARGFPVPAAEVREHDGRFVHGDESVRRELGKMGKSLKNAVTPDEIAAEYGADTLRLYEMAMGPLDVSRPWDTRAVVGQYRLLQRLWRNVVDEATGEVTVVDAEPDEATLRALHKAIEGVGQDMEAMRFNTAIAKITELNNHLTKTGGPVARSVAERLVLLIAPLAPHIGEELWRRLGHSGSVVHEAFPVADPAYVVDETVTCVVQVKGKVKARLEVSPSIGDGELESLAVGDPAVVAALGGAGIRKVIVRAPKLVNIVPA, from the coding sequence ATGAGCGAGACGAATTCCGCCCCCGTGGCCCCCGGCACGGGTGGGTCCACCTCCGCGGAGGCGGCCGCACCCCACCGCTACACGGCGGCCATGGCCGCCGACATCGAGGCACGCTGGCAGGACTTCTGGGACGCCGACGGCACGTACGAGGCACCCAATCCGAGCGGTGATCTGGCCGGGGACGCCGACCTCGTGGCCCGCCCCAAGAAGTTCATCATGGACATGTTTCCGTACCCGTCGGGTGCGGGCCTGCACGTCGGCCACCCCCTGGGCTACATCGCCACCGATGTCTACGCCCGGCACCAGCGCATGACCGGGCACAACGTGCTGCACACCCTGGGCTTCGACGCGTTCGGCCTGCCCGCCGAGCAGTACGCCGTCCAGACGGGCACGCACCCTCGCGTGTCCACCGAGGCCAACATCGAGAACATGAAGATCCAGCTGCGCCGGCTGGGCCTGGGGCACGACAAGCGCCGGTCGTTCGCGACGATCGAACCGGACTACTACAAGTGGACCCAGTGGATCTTCCTGCAGATCTTCAACTCCTGGTACGACGAGGACGCCGGGAAGGCCCGCCCGATCGACGACCTGGTCGCCCAGTTCGAGAGCGGTGAGCGCGCCACCCCGTCCGGGCGTCCCTGGAGCGAGCTGAGCGCCGTCGGCCGCGCCGACGTCCTGGGCGGCTACCGCCTGGCGTACGCCTCGGACGCCCCGGTCAACTGGTGCCCCGGGCTGGGCACCGTGCTGGCCAACGAGGAGGTCACCTCCGAGGGCCGCTCCGAGCGCGGCAACTTCCCGGTCTTCAAGGCCAACCTGCGGCAGTGGAACATGCGCATCACCGCGTACGCGGACCGGCTGCTGGACGACCTGGACGCGCTGGACTGGCCGGAGGCCATCAAGCTGCAGCAGCGCAACTGGATCGGCCGCAGCGAGGGCGCGCGCATCGACTTCACCGTCCACGGACACGACGACGCCCGCATCACGGTCTTCAGCACCCGTCCCGACACCCTGTTCGGCGCCACCTACATGGTGCTGGCGCCCGAGCACGACCTGATCGACTCGGTCCTGCCCGCCGAATGGCCCGAGGAGGCCCGGGGCAAGGACGCCTGGACCGGCGGCGCGGCCACCCCGGCCGAGGCCGTCGCCGAGTACCGCAAGCAGGCCCAGACCAAGAGCGATGTCGAGCGCCAGACCGAGCACAAGGACAAGACCGGTGTCTTCACCGGCGCCTACGCCGTGAACCCGGTCACCGGCAAGCGCATCCCGGTCTTCGTGGCCGACTACGTGCTGATGGGCTACGGCACCGGCGCGATCATGGCCGTCCCCGGCCAGGACGAGCGCGACTGGGAGTTCGCCGAGGCGTTCGGCCTGCCCATCGTCCGCACCGTACGGCCCCCGGAGGGCTGGGAGGGCGAGGCGTTCACCGGCCAGGGCCCGGCGATCAACTCCTCGAACGACGAGATCTCGCTGGACGGCCTGGAGGTGACCGAGGCCAAGGCGAAGATCACCGACTGGCTGGTGGCCAAGGGCATCGGCGAGGCGACCGTCAACTTCCGCCTGCGGGACTGGCTGTTCAGCCGGCAGCGCTACTGGGGCGAGCCGTTCCCGATCGTCTACGACGAGGACGGTGTGGCCCACGCTCTGCCCGAGTCGATGCTGCCGCTGGAGCTGCCGGAGGTCGACGACTACTCGCCGCGCACCTTCGACCCGGACGACGCCGACACCCGGCCCGAGACCCCGCTGTCGCGCAACGCGGAGTGGGTCGACGTCGAGCTGGACCTGGGCGACGGGGTCAAGCGGTACCGGCGCGAGACCAACACCATGCCGAACTGGGCCGGTTCGTGCTGGTACGAGCTGCGGTACCTGGATCCGCACAACGCCGACAAGCTGGTCGACCCGGCGATCGAGCAGTACTGGATGGGCCCCCGCGAGGGGCAGCCGCACGGCGGTGTGGACCTGTACGTGGGCGGCGCCGAGCACGCCGTGCTGCATCTGCTGTACGCCCGCTTCTGGTCCAAGGTGCTGTTCGACCTGGGGCACGTCTCGTCCGCCGAGCCGTTCCACAAGCTGTACAACCAGGGCATGATCCAGGCGTACGTCTACCGGGACGCCCGCGGTTTCCCGGTGCCCGCCGCCGAGGTCCGGGAACACGACGGCAGGTTCGTCCACGGTGACGAGTCCGTCAGGCGCGAGCTGGGCAAGATGGGCAAGTCCCTGAAGAACGCGGTCACCCCGGACGAGATCGCCGCCGAGTACGGTGCAGACACCCTGCGCCTGTACGAGATGGCGATGGGCCCCCTGGACGTCTCCCGTCCCTGGGACACGCGTGCCGTCGTCGGCCAGTACCGGCTGCTGCAGCGTCTGTGGCGCAACGTCGTCGACGAGGCCACCGGTGAGGTGACCGTGGTGGACGCGGAGCCGGACGAGGCGACCCTGCGCGCCCTGCACAAGGCCATCGAGGGCGTCGGCCAGGACATGGAGGCGATGCGCTTCAACACCGCCATCGCCAAGATCACCGAGCTGAACAACCACCTGACCAAGACCGGCGGCCCGGTCGCCCGCTCGGTGGCGGAGCGCCTGGTGCTGCTGATCGCGCCGCTGGCCCCCCATATCGGCGAGGAGCTGTGGCGCCGGCTGGGCCACTCCGGCTCGGTCGTCCACGAGGCCTTCCCGGTGGCCGACCCCGCGTACGTCGTGGACGAGACCGTGACGTGCGTCGTGCAGGTCAAGGGCAAGGTCAAGGCCCGTCTGGAGGTCTCCCCGTCGATCGGTGACGGGGAACTGGAGTCGCTGGCCGTGGGCGACCCGGCGGTCGTGGCCGCCCTGGGGGGCGCGGGCATCCGCAAAGTGATCGTGCGGGCGCCGAAGCTGGTGAACATCGTCCCGGCCTAG
- a CDS encoding DegV family protein, with protein MSRHVAIVTDSTAYLPPQTMESHGITAVPLTVVLGNRALEEGTEISARSLAQALQKRRAVTTSRPSPETFAAAYRAAAETGATGIISLHLSSEFSGTYDAAVLAAREAPVPVSVVDTGMVAMALGFCALAAAEAVDAGGSLDEAVAAAEKRAAGTSAFFYVDTLDYLRRGGRIGTAQALFGSALAVKPLLQLEGGRIELREKVRTASKAIARLEEIVAERAGTGPVDVAVHHLAAPERASALAERLRERVPNLGELHVSEVGAVIGAHTGPGLLGAVVSQR; from the coding sequence ATGTCCCGCCATGTCGCGATCGTCACCGATTCCACGGCCTACCTGCCGCCGCAGACGATGGAGTCGCATGGCATCACAGCGGTGCCACTGACCGTTGTGCTGGGGAACCGAGCCCTCGAGGAGGGCACCGAGATCTCGGCCCGTTCCCTCGCCCAGGCGCTCCAGAAGCGCCGTGCCGTGACCACGTCCCGGCCGAGCCCGGAGACCTTCGCGGCCGCCTACCGGGCCGCGGCGGAAACCGGGGCGACCGGCATCATCTCGCTCCATCTGTCCTCGGAGTTCTCCGGCACCTACGACGCGGCGGTCCTGGCGGCCCGGGAGGCACCCGTCCCGGTCAGCGTGGTCGACACCGGCATGGTGGCGATGGCGCTGGGATTCTGCGCCCTCGCCGCGGCCGAGGCGGTGGACGCCGGTGGCTCCCTCGACGAGGCGGTGGCAGCGGCCGAGAAGCGCGCCGCGGGCACGTCCGCGTTCTTCTACGTCGACACCCTCGACTATCTGCGCCGGGGCGGCCGTATCGGCACCGCCCAGGCGTTGTTCGGGTCCGCGCTCGCGGTGAAGCCGTTGCTGCAGTTGGAGGGCGGCCGGATCGAGCTCAGGGAGAAGGTGCGCACGGCCTCCAAGGCGATCGCCCGGCTGGAGGAGATCGTCGCCGAGCGCGCCGGTACGGGACCGGTGGATGTCGCGGTGCACCATCTCGCCGCGCCGGAGCGGGCGTCCGCGTTGGCGGAGCGGCTGCGGGAGCGGGTGCCGAATCTCGGGGAACTGCACGTCAGCGAGGTGGGCGCGGTGATCGGCGCGCACACCGGGCCCGGACTGCTGGGGGCAGTGGTCTCACAGAGGTGA
- a CDS encoding ComEA family DNA-binding protein — MPSWVRLRCGLEPRALAALAVVLVLGVGLAVQHFWSGKPEPVRASQLVGEVPPAPEVTRPGPSPGPPPAREPAGRIVVDVSGKVRRPGVLRLPVGSRVADALRAAGGVKEGTDLTGLNRARVLTDGEQVVVGVPQPPGPQGPPGGAAPGAGPLSLNTATVEQLDTLPGVGPVLAQHILDYRTEHGGFRSVDELREVTGIGDRRFADLEPLVRP; from the coding sequence ATGCCGTCGTGGGTGCGGCTGCGCTGCGGGCTGGAGCCGAGGGCACTGGCCGCTCTCGCGGTGGTCCTGGTCCTGGGGGTGGGCCTGGCGGTGCAGCACTTCTGGTCCGGGAAGCCGGAGCCGGTGCGCGCGTCCCAGCTGGTCGGGGAGGTCCCGCCCGCTCCGGAGGTGACCCGGCCCGGGCCCTCGCCGGGCCCACCGCCCGCGCGTGAGCCCGCCGGGCGCATCGTCGTCGATGTGAGCGGCAAGGTCCGGCGGCCGGGCGTCCTCCGCCTCCCGGTGGGGTCCCGGGTCGCCGACGCGCTGCGGGCGGCGGGCGGGGTGAAGGAAGGCACCGACCTCACCGGCCTCAACCGGGCGCGGGTGCTCACGGACGGCGAGCAGGTGGTCGTGGGTGTCCCGCAGCCTCCCGGCCCGCAGGGGCCGCCGGGCGGGGCTGCCCCGGGCGCGGGACCACTGAGCCTCAACACCGCCACGGTGGAGCAGCTCGACACCCTGCCGGGTGTGGGCCCGGTGCTCGCCCAGCACATCCTGGACTACCGCACCGAGCACGGCGGCTTCCGCTCGGTCGACGAACTCCGCGAGGTGACGGGGATCGGCGACCGCCGGTTCGCGGACCTGGAACCGCTGGTGCGGCCGTGA